One genomic window of Tatumella citrea includes the following:
- a CDS encoding type IV toxin-antitoxin system AbiEi family antitoxin produces the protein MTTQIISKLNHLLSTTPDGVVLTSSWLAEQGYSQELLKQYRKSQWYKSIGTGALQREGDEIDYLGGIYALQTQLGMAIHPGAKTALALQGRAHYLGFNEHRVTLFGPPGEKLPKWYQEYNWGIEINSKSSDFLPREQGLIELGHKSFNVLISGPARAVMECLYLAPAHQPLLETYELMQGLNNLRPLSVQKLLESCRSVKVKRLFLYMAEKAGHDWFSFVNTEKVDLGSGKRMITPGGVLNVKYQITVPEELESAK, from the coding sequence ATGACTACCCAAATAATCTCTAAATTAAACCATCTCCTGAGTACCACACCTGATGGTGTGGTACTGACATCGTCGTGGCTGGCTGAGCAGGGCTATAGTCAGGAGCTGTTAAAGCAATACCGGAAAAGTCAGTGGTATAAATCCATCGGAACAGGTGCGCTGCAAAGGGAAGGTGATGAGATTGATTATCTGGGGGGGATTTATGCCCTGCAGACGCAACTTGGTATGGCAATACATCCGGGGGCTAAAACAGCACTGGCACTCCAGGGTCGTGCGCATTACCTTGGTTTTAATGAACATCGGGTAACGCTGTTTGGTCCGCCGGGCGAGAAACTTCCAAAATGGTATCAGGAATACAACTGGGGAATAGAGATAAATTCAAAATCCTCAGATTTTTTGCCGCGGGAACAGGGGCTTATCGAACTTGGGCATAAATCATTTAACGTGCTGATTTCCGGTCCGGCACGTGCTGTTATGGAATGTCTTTACCTCGCACCTGCACATCAGCCGTTGCTGGAAACATACGAACTGATGCAAGGATTAAACAATCTGCGCCCGCTTTCTGTTCAAAAACTGCTTGAGAGTTGCAGGTCGGTTAAGGTGAAACGCCTGTTCCTTTACATGGCTGAGAAAGCAGGGCACGACTGGTTCAGCTTTGTTAACACAGAAAAAGTCGATCTGGGCAGTGGCAAAAGAATGATCACCCCGGGTGGGGTCCTGAACGTAAAATACCAGATCACTGTCCCGGAAGAACTGGAATCAGCAAAATGA
- a CDS encoding LysR family transcriptional regulator — protein sequence MNIGFLLTRFFTEKTTINPLKGPRNVQPSMPNWNDLRIFLEVYRAGSLSGAARHLRIDVSTVSRRIASLERSLSAPVFERHPSGLKLTFKGKEILTSVEAMESQLLATAGAGVASLNQHLKGEVRIGTMEGIASFYLAKKLSDFSHQYPDLHVELITSPHQVHVNRREADVFLSFYPYEAKGLDIMPVGKFKLYLYASDEYIRNHGIPENKEQLKQHKFVSYIDDLVELDTVRWLDEIIANPQIVFSSSSMIAQMFAASGGCGLVMLPDFMHAEHYGMQKVLDQTLFSERVIWLSVHKELRFLPKIKTVIHFLVESFKQDYPNTPGITIV from the coding sequence ATGAATATTGGTTTCTTGTTAACCCGGTTTTTTACTGAGAAAACGACGATTAATCCCCTGAAAGGACCGCGAAACGTGCAGCCATCGATGCCAAACTGGAATGATTTACGAATTTTTTTAGAAGTCTACCGGGCCGGAAGTTTATCCGGTGCTGCCAGACACCTGAGGATTGATGTTTCTACCGTAAGTCGCCGGATTGCCAGTCTTGAAAGGTCGTTATCCGCACCAGTATTTGAACGTCATCCATCCGGGTTAAAACTGACATTCAAAGGAAAGGAAATACTAACCAGCGTTGAAGCCATGGAATCACAGCTCCTGGCGACTGCAGGGGCCGGAGTAGCATCATTAAATCAGCACCTCAAAGGGGAGGTCAGAATTGGTACCATGGAAGGTATTGCTTCTTTTTACCTGGCCAAAAAACTCTCTGACTTTAGCCATCAATATCCTGACCTGCATGTCGAACTCATTACTTCGCCACATCAGGTTCATGTGAATCGTCGTGAAGCGGATGTATTTTTAAGTTTTTATCCCTACGAAGCAAAAGGTCTGGATATCATGCCAGTAGGTAAATTTAAATTGTATTTATATGCGTCTGATGAATATATCCGTAATCACGGGATTCCTGAAAATAAAGAACAACTAAAACAGCATAAATTTGTCAGCTATATCGATGATTTAGTCGAACTGGATACTGTGCGCTGGCTGGATGAAATAATTGCTAATCCACAGATAGTATTCAGTTCGAGCAGCATGATTGCACAGATGTTTGCTGCCAGCGGAGGGTGCGGCCTGGTGATGTTACCTGACTTTATGCATGCAGAACATTATGGCATGCAAAAGGTATTGGATCAGACGCTATTTAGTGAACGTGTTATCTGGCTTTCTGTACATAAAGAGTTGCGTTTTTTGCCTAAAATTAAAACAGTTATTCATTTTCTGGTCGAATCTTTTAAACAGGATTATCCAAACACACCAGGTATTACCATCGTCTGA
- a CDS encoding efflux RND transporter periplasmic adaptor subunit produces MKSIQRSVIAGLVLLCAGCDQSSSTQQAAAVTEVGVTTLHTQPVNINSDVTGRVTGTMVSAVIPQVGGIIQKRLFTEGDDVKAGQVLYQIDPATYQATYDQALAELKYAQAVVKSSKLKAQRYAALVKENGVSKQDADDAEATYLQNVASVEQYRAAVESARINLNYTRVTAPISGRIGISSVTPGALVTASQSTALATIRTLDPIYVDLTQSSMQLLKLRQQKSSLKQETDTVPVTVKLEDGSTYNQTGKLELTEIAVDESTGSVTMRAIFPNPQHILLPGMYVRASVTNGVKTDAILAPQQGITRDAKGDATALVVDSENKVENRSVATTQVIGNKWLINSGLKDGDRLIVQGTAKVQAGMTVKPVEVNPDATTATNGDN; encoded by the coding sequence ATGAAGTCAATTCAGCGCAGTGTTATCGCAGGGCTGGTATTATTATGTGCCGGTTGCGACCAGAGTAGTTCTACTCAGCAAGCAGCTGCTGTTACAGAAGTCGGCGTAACTACTTTGCATACGCAACCTGTGAATATTAACAGTGATGTTACCGGGCGTGTCACAGGAACTATGGTTTCAGCGGTAATCCCTCAGGTCGGAGGGATTATCCAAAAACGTCTGTTTACTGAAGGTGATGATGTTAAGGCCGGTCAGGTTCTCTATCAGATTGACCCCGCCACCTATCAGGCCACTTATGATCAGGCTCTGGCTGAATTAAAATATGCTCAGGCCGTGGTAAAAAGCAGCAAATTAAAAGCGCAACGTTATGCTGCTCTGGTCAAAGAAAACGGAGTGTCAAAACAGGATGCTGATGATGCAGAAGCTACTTATCTGCAAAATGTTGCTTCCGTTGAACAGTACCGGGCCGCGGTAGAAAGCGCGCGAATTAATCTTAACTACACGCGAGTCACGGCTCCGATTAGTGGCCGGATTGGTATTTCATCGGTCACGCCTGGTGCATTAGTGACAGCCAGCCAGTCAACTGCGCTGGCCACCATCCGTACACTTGACCCTATCTATGTCGATCTTACTCAATCCAGCATGCAACTGCTGAAATTGCGTCAACAAAAAAGCTCTCTGAAGCAGGAAACGGATACCGTTCCGGTCACAGTGAAGCTGGAAGATGGTTCCACATATAACCAGACCGGGAAGCTGGAGCTTACCGAAATTGCGGTTGATGAATCGACCGGAAGCGTGACTATGCGGGCCATCTTCCCTAACCCTCAACATATTCTGTTACCCGGAATGTATGTCAGGGCGAGTGTAACCAATGGCGTGAAAACAGATGCCATTCTGGCCCCGCAACAAGGCATTACCCGCGATGCCAAAGGTGACGCTACCGCGTTAGTTGTCGATTCAGAGAATAAAGTTGAAAACCGGTCTGTGGCAACGACTCAGGTCATTGGCAATAAGTGGCTGATTAATAGTGGACTGAAAGACGGGGATCGTCTGATCGTTCAGGGCACCGCTAAAGTCCAGGCCGGGATGACCGTAAAACCGGTTGAAGTCAATCCGGATGCCACTACAGCGACAAACGGAGACAACTAA
- a CDS encoding 4-hydroxythreonine-4-phosphate dehydrogenase PdxA yields MSIIKPAMARAKALGIDVYGPYPADTTYKAVETQQLNAVVSMYHDQFATALKMLGFERGITVQGGLPVPIATANHGTAYNLYGQGIASPSAFESALKLLVRMAGSTAQ; encoded by the coding sequence TTGTCTATCATAAAACCCGCAATGGCCCGTGCTAAAGCCCTGGGCATTGATGTGTACGGCCCGTACCCCGCCGATACCACCTATAAAGCCGTAGAAACTCAACAGTTAAATGCAGTGGTTTCTATGTATCACGATCAGTTTGCCACGGCGCTTAAGATGCTCGGTTTCGAGCGTGGTATTACCGTGCAGGGCGGCCTTCCTGTTCCTATTGCTACTGCTAACCATGGTACAGCTTATAACCTGTACGGACAGGGCATTGCCTCTCCATCGGCATTTGAAAGTGCCCTGAAACTGCTGGTTCGTATGGCCGGATCTACCGCGCAGTAA
- a CDS encoding solute symporter family protein, which translates to MKAKTILLSVLPALITCPVYAADNALVDNSHKGITFTIFAVLFLFSLSITWLASKKNATADDFYTAGGGIGPVQNGLAIAGDYLSAAAFLGVSGLIALYGFDGVSYIVGFFIAFIPVLILVAEPCRHLGKFTLGDVLAWRNSFRATKTVAAFSSVIVALFYMVPQIAGGAVIVRALIGIPYEISVIAVGVLMMIYVAFGGMRATTAVQVTKAILLISCCFVLVVLSWLPFGFNGVSFINHITSDVRIQHYVLSLFRDSSMTPEQAGQRFLEPGLYLKKPVEQISLGLALVLGTAAMPHVLMRFFAVRSAVDARKSVLWSMLFIGVCHLFIIIIGFACAHFLGAEAIRSAEKGGNLAAPLLAQYLGGGPDSMGGNFLLALVSAISFATIVAVVAGLTLAAASAMAHDVYVGAIKKEKASEQEQVIAARIATLIMAVIAVIAGIAAKGQNVAYLVGLGYAVAASANLPALILSLYWRRCNTAGVVAGIVGGTLLSIGLVLVSPGMNYPLIQKEQLVSQLHLAELQPNSSTQNLKLRTELQQKIDAIPDNATSIIGLKKPLTSLNNPGIITIPAGFLLVIVFSLLFRDERALQRWPELAIRRDLGSRIQS; encoded by the coding sequence ATGAAAGCTAAAACTATATTATTATCAGTTCTGCCTGCGCTTATTACCTGCCCGGTATATGCAGCAGATAATGCCCTGGTGGATAATAGTCATAAAGGAATAACTTTTACTATATTCGCTGTTTTATTTCTTTTTTCATTATCTATTACCTGGTTAGCCTCTAAAAAGAATGCCACTGCAGATGATTTTTATACCGCCGGTGGGGGTATCGGTCCGGTTCAAAACGGTCTGGCTATTGCCGGAGATTACCTTTCAGCAGCCGCATTTCTTGGCGTTTCCGGATTGATTGCGCTGTATGGTTTTGATGGGGTGAGTTATATCGTTGGCTTTTTTATCGCCTTTATTCCGGTGTTAATTCTTGTCGCAGAACCTTGCCGGCATCTTGGGAAGTTTACTCTCGGTGATGTGCTGGCCTGGAGAAATTCATTCAGGGCAACGAAAACTGTTGCTGCATTTTCCAGTGTGATTGTAGCTTTGTTTTATATGGTACCGCAGATAGCCGGTGGAGCAGTGATTGTCAGGGCGCTTATTGGTATTCCATATGAAATATCCGTGATTGCCGTGGGCGTATTAATGATGATCTATGTTGCGTTTGGAGGTATGCGTGCCACAACCGCAGTTCAGGTCACTAAAGCCATATTACTCATTAGTTGCTGTTTTGTATTAGTCGTTCTTTCATGGCTGCCGTTTGGTTTTAATGGCGTCAGTTTTATCAACCATATCACCAGCGACGTCAGGATTCAGCATTACGTTTTATCCCTGTTCCGGGATTCATCAATGACGCCAGAACAAGCAGGACAACGCTTTCTGGAGCCAGGTTTGTACCTGAAAAAACCGGTAGAACAAATTTCGCTGGGGCTGGCCCTGGTGCTTGGTACGGCCGCTATGCCGCATGTTCTGATGCGATTCTTTGCTGTTCGTAGTGCAGTTGATGCCCGAAAATCTGTGCTATGGAGCATGTTGTTTATCGGTGTATGCCACCTGTTCATCATCATTATTGGTTTTGCCTGTGCTCATTTCCTTGGCGCAGAAGCCATACGTAGCGCTGAAAAGGGCGGTAACCTGGCGGCTCCTTTACTTGCGCAATACCTGGGCGGCGGACCGGACAGTATGGGCGGAAATTTCCTGTTAGCTCTGGTCTCTGCAATTTCATTCGCCACAATTGTTGCTGTGGTGGCAGGTTTGACCCTGGCAGCCGCATCTGCCATGGCACATGATGTTTATGTCGGGGCAATCAAAAAAGAGAAAGCCTCTGAGCAGGAGCAGGTTATTGCCGCCCGGATAGCCACACTGATCATGGCTGTAATCGCCGTTATCGCGGGCATTGCTGCCAAAGGCCAAAATGTGGCTTATCTGGTAGGGTTGGGATATGCCGTTGCTGCCTCAGCAAACCTGCCGGCTCTTATCCTGTCACTTTACTGGCGCCGGTGTAATACCGCAGGGGTAGTGGCTGGAATTGTTGGCGGCACTCTCTTATCCATTGGTTTGGTACTGGTCTCTCCGGGGATGAATTATCCTCTGATTCAAAAAGAGCAGTTAGTCAGCCAGCTTCATTTAGCAGAGCTCCAACCCAATTCTTCAACACAGAATCTGAAATTGCGTACTGAGTTGCAGCAGAAGATTGATGCAATTCCGGATAACGCAACCAGCATTATAGGACTGAAAAAGCCACTGACCTCTCTGAACAATCCGGGAATCATCACAATACCTGCAGGATTTTTATTGGTAATCGTTTTTTCACTGCTGTTTCGTGACGAGCGGGCTCTGCAGCGTTGGCCAGAACTCGCTATTCGCCGGGATTTAGGAAGTCGCATCCAGTCATAG
- a CDS encoding phenolic acid decarboxylase has translation MSTFDKHDLSKFVGKHLVYTYDNGWNYEIYVKNEHTLDYRIHSGLVGNRWVKDQQAYIVRVGESVYKISWTEPTGTDVSLIVNFADKLFHGTIFFPRWVMNNPEKTVCFQNDHIPLMNQYRDAGPAYPTEVIDEFATITFVRDCGANNDSVIACAASELPADFPENLR, from the coding sequence ATGAGCACATTTGATAAACACGATTTAAGCAAATTTGTCGGTAAACACCTGGTCTATACCTATGATAATGGCTGGAATTACGAAATTTATGTAAAAAACGAGCATACTCTGGATTACCGTATCCACAGTGGTCTGGTGGGGAATCGTTGGGTAAAAGATCAGCAGGCGTATATTGTCCGGGTAGGGGAAAGCGTTTATAAAATTTCCTGGACAGAGCCCACCGGCACCGATGTCAGCCTGATCGTTAATTTTGCCGATAAACTTTTCCATGGAACTATCTTTTTCCCGCGCTGGGTGATGAATAATCCGGAAAAAACGGTCTGTTTCCAGAATGACCACATTCCGCTAATGAACCAGTATCGTGATGCCGGCCCGGCTTACCCGACTGAGGTGATTGATGAATTTGCCACTATCACCTTTGTACGGGATTGCGGCGCCAATAATGATTCAGTGATTGCCTGTGCCGCCAGCGAGCTACCGGCAGATTTTCCTGAAAACCTGCGGTAA
- a CDS encoding LysR family transcriptional regulator has translation MQRTTLEQWAILDCVVATGSFARAALQLHRSQSSVSYNLSQLQEQLGVTLLVADGRRSVLTTAGSALLLQMRPLLKAFGYVEALAATMHDGQRTQLNMVVDAICPRGLLYRALNQFRERWPHLQIQLTEILEGSTQEITAFNDADIQIVTARQNLTGRGEWLMNVDFIAVARYDHPLFANTEPLTEALLSRWPRIQIADGQQAAATAGHAWNFSTVDAAAGAIIAGLGYGWLPRTHIGKQLAEGELKPLPLSHGAHRMTPLHVILRQDLAPPDEPVSFLLSALKQTLPDEQQGIDETL, from the coding sequence ATGCAACGTACCACTCTGGAACAATGGGCAATTCTCGATTGTGTTGTGGCTACAGGTAGTTTTGCCCGGGCTGCACTGCAGCTTCATCGCAGCCAGTCATCAGTCAGTTATAATCTTTCACAGCTACAGGAACAGCTCGGGGTTACATTGTTGGTTGCTGATGGGCGCCGCAGTGTACTCACTACTGCCGGGTCTGCTTTACTTTTGCAAATGCGGCCATTACTCAAAGCATTTGGCTACGTGGAGGCCCTTGCCGCAACCATGCATGACGGACAGCGGACACAGTTAAATATGGTAGTCGACGCTATATGTCCGCGCGGGCTGTTATATCGGGCACTGAATCAGTTTCGCGAACGCTGGCCTCATTTGCAGATTCAGCTGACCGAAATACTCGAGGGTAGTACGCAGGAAATCACAGCATTTAATGATGCTGATATCCAGATTGTAACTGCACGGCAAAATCTCACCGGGCGCGGTGAATGGCTGATGAATGTTGATTTTATTGCGGTTGCCCGTTACGACCATCCGTTATTTGCCAACACTGAACCCCTGACAGAGGCGTTGTTAAGCCGCTGGCCCCGGATTCAGATTGCTGATGGTCAGCAGGCCGCAGCAACCGCAGGACATGCCTGGAATTTTTCGACAGTAGATGCCGCAGCCGGGGCCATTATTGCCGGGTTAGGTTATGGCTGGCTGCCACGTACGCATATCGGGAAACAACTGGCAGAGGGTGAACTAAAACCGTTACCCCTCAGCCATGGTGCTCACAGGATGACCCCTTTACACGTCATTTTGCGCCAGGATCTCGCCCCGCCGGATGAGCCGGTCAGCTTTCTGCTGTCTGCCCTTAAACAGACTCTCCCTGATGAACAACAAGGAATTGATGAAACTCTCTGA
- a CDS encoding IS4 family transposase, whose translation MELSQALGIINLTAPEEVQSLSDLLSPDLIRQAFSLTHTVTLRKRKLPLESMVWLVIGMAIFNNKPMSHIVNLMDIVDRTGRSFTAPSSVIARRKTLGEDAIRVLFDLTQQHWHEEARHPLWHGLTLNAVDGVVWHTRDTPENAEAFGKASNQHGERGYPQVRMVCLMELSSHLLRASVSGRYDINEMRLAAQLAENAPDNSITLFDKGFYSLGLLHDWHNAGENRHWLTPLKKNTQYEVVRKLGRQDELIRLKTTPQARKQWKGLPEELIVRLIRRKVNGTERQVVTSMTDAMRHPATDVAELYKHRWEIELGYREAKQFLLGNRWTLRSRLPDLVKQELWGMLTYNLVRYQMIKMAFSLKGNYLPYQLSFSGAVSEILRLLIGLTWASPGAIPGHLKHFYSNAGMLKLPPRREREYVREVREKRSKYPFKNNAGHLK comes from the coding sequence ATGGAACTTTCGCAAGCTCTCGGCATTATTAATCTCACTGCTCCCGAAGAAGTACAGAGCCTCTCTGACCTGCTCTCTCCTGACCTCATCCGACAGGCGTTTTCCCTCACTCATACCGTCACGCTGCGTAAGCGTAAACTTCCCCTTGAGTCGATGGTCTGGCTGGTTATCGGTATGGCCATATTCAACAATAAGCCCATGAGCCATATCGTGAATTTGATGGATATTGTTGACCGGACCGGACGGTCATTTACCGCACCCAGCTCTGTGATTGCCCGCCGAAAAACACTGGGCGAAGATGCCATCCGGGTCCTGTTTGATCTCACTCAACAACACTGGCACGAAGAAGCCAGACATCCCCTCTGGCACGGGTTGACGCTTAATGCTGTTGATGGCGTTGTCTGGCATACCCGGGACACTCCTGAAAATGCAGAGGCCTTCGGCAAAGCATCTAATCAGCATGGTGAACGCGGTTATCCTCAGGTTCGTATGGTGTGTCTGATGGAACTCAGCAGCCATCTGCTGCGTGCAAGTGTGTCAGGTCGCTACGATATCAACGAAATGCGGCTGGCCGCTCAGCTGGCAGAAAATGCACCGGATAACAGTATTACGCTGTTTGATAAGGGCTTTTACTCTTTAGGGTTGTTACATGACTGGCATAATGCAGGTGAAAATCGCCACTGGCTAACACCGCTGAAAAAGAACACTCAGTATGAAGTGGTACGAAAGCTCGGCAGGCAGGACGAACTGATACGACTGAAAACCACGCCTCAGGCCAGAAAGCAATGGAAAGGCCTGCCGGAAGAACTCATAGTGAGGCTAATCAGGCGGAAAGTGAACGGGACGGAACGGCAGGTAGTCACTTCCATGACAGATGCGATGCGTCATCCGGCGACTGACGTGGCAGAACTTTATAAGCATCGCTGGGAAATCGAGCTGGGATATCGTGAGGCAAAGCAGTTTTTACTGGGAAACCGCTGGACGCTGAGAAGCCGGTTGCCCGATTTGGTGAAGCAGGAGCTATGGGGAATGCTGACGTATAACCTGGTGCGTTACCAGATGATTAAAATGGCGTTCAGCCTGAAAGGAAATTACCTGCCTTACCAGTTGAGCTTCAGCGGTGCAGTATCAGAGATATTACGGCTACTGATCGGTCTGACGTGGGCTTCACCGGGAGCCATCCCGGGTCACCTTAAACACTTTTACAGTAATGCCGGGATGCTGAAACTGCCACCACGACGAGAACGGGAATATGTGAGAGAAGTGAGGGAGAAAAGGTCGAAATATCCCTTTAAAAACAATGCCGGTCACCTTAAGTGA
- a CDS encoding DUF485 domain-containing protein translates to MNDVISSKKTSINDIYNSKQYRQYSRHKLIVIWTLIGITLAFYFSVPVLNFLAPGMMNYRITGSVNVGLIWVIMQYPLGGLIACYYVKKMRQLDNHQWPETLTDRSSF, encoded by the coding sequence ATGAATGACGTCATAAGCAGCAAAAAAACATCTATAAATGACATCTATAACAGCAAGCAATACCGGCAGTATTCGCGACATAAACTCATTGTTATCTGGACATTGATTGGAATTACTTTGGCGTTCTACTTCTCTGTTCCGGTACTTAATTTTCTGGCTCCGGGGATGATGAATTACCGGATAACAGGATCTGTAAATGTCGGTCTGATTTGGGTAATTATGCAATATCCATTAGGGGGGCTGATTGCCTGTTATTACGTCAAAAAAATGAGGCAACTGGATAATCACCAGTGGCCTGAAACACTCACTGACAGGTCGTCATTTTAA
- a CDS encoding carbon-nitrogen hydrolase family protein — MQLPTVKAASVHASPVYMNARATLEKALNLIAEASNNGAELVVFPESFIPGFPVWAALWGPIYNHQWFRKMAENSLLIDGPEIKALCSAAARHDILICVGFSERSPVSVGCLWNSSVLIDQTGKIINHHRKLVPTFYEKMVWAAGDGAGLNVCDTRIGKIGGLICGENTNPLARYSLMAQGEQIHISQWPSVWPTKKPTAGGNFDNLAANRIRAGAHSFEAKCFGIMSASLMDNEMISMLTDFDSSVGEILENTPQAVTMFVDPTGTQIGDMLQHEEGIAYATFDLTQIIELKQLHDVVGYYNRFDVFSLNVNRHRLVPARFTEHPSVENSYPVIAGDNGEQQTEI, encoded by the coding sequence ATGCAATTACCCACTGTTAAAGCAGCATCTGTCCATGCCTCACCTGTTTATATGAATGCCCGGGCTACACTTGAAAAAGCGTTAAATCTGATAGCAGAAGCCAGCAACAATGGCGCCGAACTGGTGGTTTTTCCGGAATCATTTATACCTGGTTTTCCTGTGTGGGCCGCGCTTTGGGGGCCAATTTATAACCACCAGTGGTTCAGGAAAATGGCAGAGAATAGTTTGCTTATTGATGGACCAGAAATTAAAGCACTGTGCAGTGCAGCAGCCCGTCATGACATCCTGATATGTGTAGGTTTTAGTGAACGCAGCCCTGTCAGTGTCGGGTGTTTGTGGAACTCATCGGTATTGATTGATCAGACAGGAAAAATTATTAATCATCACCGAAAACTAGTGCCTACTTTCTACGAGAAAATGGTGTGGGCTGCCGGTGATGGTGCCGGGCTGAATGTATGTGACACCCGTATAGGCAAGATCGGGGGATTAATCTGTGGAGAAAATACCAATCCGTTGGCCCGTTACTCTCTGATGGCGCAGGGTGAGCAAATCCATATCTCACAATGGCCTTCTGTCTGGCCTACTAAAAAACCAACGGCAGGTGGCAATTTTGATAATCTTGCGGCGAACCGTATACGCGCAGGTGCTCATTCTTTCGAAGCTAAATGCTTCGGCATTATGAGTGCATCTCTTATGGATAATGAAATGATCAGCATGCTGACAGATTTTGACAGCAGCGTTGGAGAGATTCTCGAAAATACGCCGCAGGCAGTGACAATGTTTGTTGACCCGACGGGAACCCAGATCGGGGATATGTTGCAGCATGAAGAAGGCATAGCATATGCGACCTTTGACCTCACTCAAATCATTGAATTAAAACAACTGCATGATGTAGTTGGATATTATAATCGTTTTGATGTGTTCAGCCTGAATGTCAACAGGCATCGCCTGGTCCCGGCCAGATTTACAGAACACCCATCGGTCGAAAATAGCTATCCGGTGATTGCCGGCGATAACGGCGAACAACAAACCGAAATATAA
- a CDS encoding ABC transporter substrate-binding protein, which translates to MFKPVFRKNMLVATLLLMAPFIAQSKVVTDSLQRQVTVPDNPQRIVLGESRMLYTLALVEDGNPAKRVVGWPADLRNFDNQTWQRYLHAWPKIADIPLIGNSNFSQLNSEKIISLRPDLVIFPVYARTPPDSSSLLQQLSAAHIPVIFLDFRVNPLANTVSSLRTLGEALDDQPKAERFIKFYQQHMQIIHDRLEHWQGRKPRVFLQLHLDRNRDCCTTVAHGNLADMMAFAGGDNIAAGHFPAVYGKVSPETLLVEKPDIYIATGSSGPDHPDQLQLGPDVTADQAKNSFTAALNKNSTLALLPAVKNHQAFALWQNFYMSPWHLLAVEQFAVIFHPQLFQDVSPARTLQQMNQQFLSLPENGTYWTSN; encoded by the coding sequence ATGTTTAAGCCAGTTTTCAGAAAAAATATGCTTGTCGCGACACTACTGCTGATGGCCCCTTTTATCGCACAGAGCAAAGTTGTCACCGACAGCCTGCAACGTCAGGTCACAGTCCCTGATAATCCACAGCGTATTGTGTTGGGTGAAAGCCGCATGTTGTATACCTTAGCATTGGTTGAGGACGGTAATCCTGCGAAACGGGTGGTTGGCTGGCCAGCAGATTTGCGCAATTTTGATAATCAGACATGGCAGCGCTACTTGCATGCATGGCCAAAAATTGCCGATATTCCATTAATTGGCAATTCTAATTTTTCACAACTTAACTCTGAAAAGATCATTTCACTTCGGCCCGATCTGGTCATTTTTCCAGTGTATGCCCGCACTCCGCCTGACAGTTCTTCGTTGTTACAACAACTGTCTGCCGCGCATATTCCGGTCATCTTTCTCGACTTTCGCGTTAATCCGCTGGCGAATACTGTCAGCAGTCTGAGAACACTGGGAGAAGCTCTCGATGATCAGCCCAAGGCGGAAAGATTTATTAAGTTTTATCAACAGCATATGCAGATTATTCATGACCGACTGGAGCACTGGCAAGGCCGGAAACCCAGGGTGTTTTTACAACTGCATCTGGACCGCAACAGAGATTGTTGTACGACCGTAGCACATGGTAACCTGGCGGATATGATGGCTTTTGCAGGTGGCGATAATATTGCTGCCGGCCATTTCCCTGCTGTGTATGGTAAGGTCAGCCCTGAAACTCTGCTGGTGGAGAAACCAGATATCTACATTGCGACTGGTTCTTCCGGTCCTGATCATCCTGACCAGTTACAATTGGGGCCGGATGTCACGGCAGATCAGGCAAAAAATTCTTTTACTGCGGCACTGAACAAAAATAGTACTCTTGCCCTGCTGCCCGCGGTTAAAAACCACCAGGCTTTCGCGCTGTGGCAAAACTTTTATATGAGTCCCTGGCACTTACTGGCAGTTGAACAGTTCGCCGTTATCTTCCATCCTCAGTTATTTCAGGATGTTTCCCCTGCCCGCACTCTGCAGCAAATGAATCAGCAATTTCTGTCTCTTCCTGAAAACGGTACCTACTGGACCAGCAACTGA